The following coding sequences lie in one Thermomicrobium sp. 4228-Ro genomic window:
- a CDS encoding DUF6282 family protein has product MTMHPTPSERARELVRGAYDLHVHSGPDVMPRRIDDIDLARRFLEVGLAGYVIKSHYVPTAERAAVARAAVPGVQVLGSITLNRAVGGLNPLAVEIAAREGARIVWLPTVDAANERRHLEHAAPGTKLPYWARLQREMREAGFAVPPVEVLGPDGQVVPELRAVLRIIARHGLVLATGHLGRDEIVAVVKAAREEGVRHIVVTHPDFPSQALSVEDQLALAELGAYMEHCFTPLYSGKVAWETAFAHIRAVGPDRVVLSTDLGQPDNPPVEDGLALFADRLLQAGFSEDDIRTMAVRNTVRLATGRDE; this is encoded by the coding sequence ATGACCATGCACCCGACCCCATCGGAGCGGGCACGCGAACTCGTCCGAGGAGCATACGATCTCCACGTCCACTCGGGTCCCGATGTCATGCCGCGGCGGATCGACGATATCGACCTCGCCCGTCGCTTTCTCGAGGTGGGTTTGGCAGGCTATGTCATCAAGTCGCATTACGTACCGACCGCCGAGCGAGCTGCGGTGGCTCGCGCAGCCGTTCCCGGAGTCCAGGTCCTCGGGTCGATCACGCTCAACCGGGCTGTCGGCGGGTTGAACCCGCTCGCGGTCGAAATCGCCGCGCGCGAAGGAGCGAGGATCGTCTGGTTACCGACTGTCGACGCTGCGAACGAGCGGCGGCATTTGGAGCACGCGGCACCCGGTACGAAACTCCCGTATTGGGCACGTCTGCAACGCGAAATGCGCGAGGCAGGTTTTGCTGTACCACCGGTCGAGGTTCTCGGACCAGACGGACAGGTGGTGCCCGAACTTCGTGCCGTTCTCCGCATCATCGCCCGGCACGGCCTCGTGCTCGCGACGGGTCATCTCGGCCGGGACGAAATCGTCGCGGTCGTGAAGGCGGCACGGGAGGAAGGTGTCCGCCACATCGTCGTGACGCACCCCGATTTCCCCTCGCAAGCGCTTTCAGTCGAGGATCAGCTCGCGCTGGCCGAGTTGGGCGCCTACATGGAGCACTGTTTCACGCCGCTGTACAGCGGCAAGGTCGCCTGGGAGACAGCATTCGCGCACATCCGTGCGGTCGGACCGGACCGTGTCGTACTCAGTACCGATCTCGGCCAACCGGATAACCCACCGGTCGAAGATGGTCTCGCACTCTTCGCCGATCGTCTCCTCCAGGCGGGCTTCAGCGAGGACGACATCCGGACGATGGCAGTGCGGAATACGGTGCGACTCGCGACGGGGAGGGACGAATGA
- a CDS encoding ABC transporter substrate-binding protein: MRVALATEEAGNYIAVEKGFFREAGLDVELVTTQGTPGEVIPLLAVGDLHLFSGAIVAALVNAKLQGVDVTIVAGEGALERGNVYHAYAVRKELYDQGVRTVADLRGRALAMPSDAGIDLLELKLVLESGGLTLEDIKMQLIRLPDMPAALQNGAVDAAELVEPYATIATKQLGAGVPIVAGDELIDIIGDNFPISVIVAGPPMVQDRPLLEAFLVGYLKGARYYLKALEDPETRAEVVQILKNRTPLKDDALYEQMTWPGVSENGMFDVAKITEAQQLWQQRGKIQRTVPVEQLVDFSFVENAAKQL, translated from the coding sequence ATGCGCGTCGCGCTCGCGACGGAGGAGGCTGGCAACTACATCGCAGTAGAGAAGGGATTCTTCCGCGAAGCCGGCCTCGACGTCGAATTGGTCACCACGCAAGGCACGCCAGGAGAAGTGATCCCCCTCCTGGCTGTGGGTGACTTGCACCTCTTCAGCGGAGCCATCGTCGCAGCGCTCGTCAACGCGAAGCTACAAGGAGTTGATGTCACGATCGTCGCGGGCGAAGGAGCTCTCGAGCGCGGCAACGTCTACCACGCCTATGCGGTCCGCAAGGAGCTGTACGACCAGGGAGTCCGAACCGTCGCGGACTTGCGCGGTCGCGCGCTCGCCATGCCGAGTGACGCGGGGATCGATCTGCTCGAACTCAAGCTCGTGCTCGAGTCCGGCGGACTGACCCTGGAAGACATCAAGATGCAGCTTATTCGACTCCCCGATATGCCAGCGGCGCTTCAGAACGGCGCTGTCGACGCTGCGGAGTTGGTAGAGCCCTATGCGACAATTGCGACGAAACAGCTGGGCGCCGGTGTACCAATCGTCGCTGGCGACGAGCTGATCGACATCATCGGCGACAACTTTCCGATTTCCGTTATCGTGGCCGGACCGCCGATGGTACAGGATCGCCCGTTGCTCGAAGCGTTCCTGGTTGGGTATCTCAAGGGTGCTCGGTACTACCTAAAGGCGCTGGAGGATCCCGAAACCCGTGCGGAGGTTGTACAGATCCTCAAGAACCGGACACCGCTCAAGGACGATGCGTTGTACGAGCAGATGACCTGGCCGGGGGTTTCCGAAAACGGCATGTTCGACGTCGCGAAGATCACCGAGGCCCAGCAACTGTGGCAACAGCGCGGGAAGATCCAGCGCACCGTACCTGTCGAACAATTGGTTGACTTCAGCTTCGTCGAGAACGCGGCCAAACAACTGTAA
- the ligM gene encoding vanillate/3-O-methylgallate O-demethylase translates to MARNLQEVFDQAPNIQEYLYNNQTGARVYPVVPPEFTNWRDEQHAWRETVCLFDLSYHMTDLFLRGPDAFALLRQLGINSFEGFEPGQAKQYIPVSPEGYIIGDVILFYLEDGTFQLVGRPSAHNWVQFHAETSGANVTDERDEWSVADPHKPRKTFRFQIQGPNAPKVLEKLLGGPPPEIPFFHFTRVQIAGKTVGLLHHGMSGVSGAEFFGDFADGPAVKAAILEAGKEFGLRQVGSRAYATNGLESGWIPNPLPAIYTSPELQRYREWLPANAYEAVGSLGGSFVSPNIEDYYLTPWDLGYGRLIKFDHDFVGRAALERLKDQPHRKKVTLVWDPDEAARVLSSLVTKPKGQRYKYFDLPLAQYATWMYDAVLNDAGEVVGFSMWTGFSSNEERILSLATIDQEYAKEGTRLRIVWGEPNGGSRKPSVERHVQTDVWVTVGPVPYAEPARRYREQVRRSRQKS, encoded by the coding sequence ATGGCCAGGAATCTCCAAGAGGTGTTCGATCAGGCACCAAACATTCAGGAGTACCTGTACAACAACCAGACGGGTGCACGGGTCTATCCGGTCGTGCCCCCCGAGTTCACCAACTGGCGCGACGAGCAGCACGCCTGGCGCGAGACCGTCTGCCTCTTCGACCTCTCCTACCACATGACCGACCTCTTCCTCCGCGGCCCCGACGCCTTCGCCCTCCTGCGCCAGCTCGGCATCAACTCCTTCGAGGGATTCGAGCCCGGCCAGGCCAAGCAGTACATCCCGGTCTCGCCAGAGGGGTACATCATCGGCGACGTGATTCTCTTCTATCTTGAAGACGGTACCTTCCAGCTTGTGGGACGGCCGAGCGCGCACAACTGGGTACAGTTCCATGCCGAGACGAGCGGGGCCAACGTCACCGACGAGCGCGACGAGTGGTCGGTCGCCGATCCCCACAAGCCACGCAAGACCTTCCGCTTCCAGATCCAGGGGCCCAACGCCCCCAAGGTCCTGGAGAAGCTGCTCGGCGGCCCACCCCCGGAGATCCCCTTCTTCCACTTCACCCGCGTCCAGATCGCGGGTAAAACCGTCGGACTCCTCCACCACGGCATGAGCGGTGTCTCCGGCGCCGAGTTCTTCGGTGACTTCGCCGACGGCCCCGCCGTCAAGGCCGCCATCCTCGAGGCCGGTAAGGAGTTCGGCCTGCGTCAGGTCGGTTCTCGGGCATACGCGACGAACGGGCTCGAGTCGGGCTGGATTCCGAACCCGCTGCCGGCGATCTACACCAGCCCGGAGCTGCAGCGGTACCGCGAGTGGCTGCCAGCCAACGCCTACGAGGCGGTCGGCTCACTGGGTGGAAGCTTCGTCAGCCCCAACATCGAGGACTACTACCTCACGCCGTGGGATCTGGGGTATGGGCGCCTCATCAAGTTCGACCACGACTTCGTTGGGCGGGCTGCGCTGGAGCGGCTGAAGGACCAGCCGCACCGCAAGAAGGTGACGCTGGTCTGGGATCCGGACGAGGCAGCGCGGGTGCTCTCCAGCCTGGTCACCAAGCCCAAGGGGCAGCGCTACAAGTACTTCGACCTGCCGCTGGCCCAGTACGCCACCTGGATGTACGACGCGGTCCTCAACGATGCCGGCGAAGTCGTCGGGTTTTCGATGTGGACCGGCTTCAGCTCCAACGAGGAGCGTATCCTTTCCCTCGCGACGATCGACCAGGAGTACGCCAAGGAAGGCACGCGGCTCCGCATCGTGTGGGGTGAGCCGAACGGTGGGTCACGCAAGCCCTCGGTGGAGCGGCACGTGCAGACCGACGTGTGGGTTACCGTCGGCCCCGTGCCGTACGCCGAGCCTGCCCGCCGCTACCGCGAGCAGGTGCGCCGATCGCGACAGAAGAGCTGA
- a CDS encoding formate--tetrahydrofolate ligase, with product MGGTQLAKLRPVSDIASELGLHPEELELYGPYKAKVRLEAIERLGPPRARYVLVTGITPTPFGEGKTTVSVGLGQAFGRLGLRSIITVRQSSMGPVFGTKGAGAGGGAAQLHPFPDLALHFTGDNHAVTVAHNLLAAVLDNALYQGTTTLDPRTVTWPRVIDLNDRALRQLVLGLGESARTVRLTRFDITPASEVMAILALARDYRDLRQRLGRIVVGFTWDGKPVTADDLGAAGAMAALLVDALKPNLVQTSEGTAALVHAGPFGNIATGTSSVVADMLATRLGDVVITEAGFGTDLGAEKFFHLKCRSSGLAPHAAVLVASVRALKVQGGKSVREVEQGGEDLAALEAGLPNLIKHIENLKTFGVPAVVAINRFPSDTSRELELVGKAAIDAGASDAAVVEVYSRGGEGGIDLAQAVLRAAASEPAFKPVYELDWPLEQKVEAIARTIYGAAGVHFSAAARRQLEELARHGYDKLPVCMAKTPISLSADPNLLGRPEGFTVEVRELRLFAGAGYVVVLLNDIQTMPGLGRKPRAAQIDIDEHGNILGVS from the coding sequence ATGGGCGGAACGCAGCTCGCTAAGCTGCGACCGGTCAGTGACATCGCGAGTGAACTCGGCCTGCACCCCGAGGAACTCGAACTCTACGGCCCCTACAAAGCAAAGGTCCGTCTCGAGGCCATCGAGCGTCTCGGGCCTCCCCGCGCTCGGTACGTTCTGGTTACGGGTATCACGCCGACCCCCTTCGGCGAGGGCAAGACGACCGTCTCGGTTGGGCTCGGCCAGGCATTCGGACGTCTCGGCCTCCGCTCGATCATCACGGTACGGCAGTCGTCGATGGGACCCGTCTTCGGGACTAAAGGTGCGGGCGCCGGTGGCGGTGCGGCGCAGCTGCACCCCTTCCCCGATCTCGCGCTCCACTTCACCGGCGACAACCATGCCGTCACGGTCGCACACAACCTTCTCGCTGCCGTCCTCGACAACGCACTCTACCAGGGAACGACCACACTCGATCCCCGTACGGTCACGTGGCCCCGCGTGATCGATCTGAATGACCGGGCGCTGCGCCAGCTCGTCCTGGGTCTGGGGGAGTCGGCCCGTACCGTCCGCTTGACACGGTTCGATATCACACCAGCCTCGGAGGTCATGGCCATCCTGGCGCTGGCTCGCGACTACCGCGATCTCCGCCAGCGTCTCGGGCGGATCGTCGTCGGCTTCACCTGGGACGGGAAACCGGTAACCGCGGATGACTTAGGAGCAGCTGGAGCTATGGCAGCACTCTTGGTCGACGCACTCAAGCCGAACCTCGTGCAAACGAGCGAGGGAACCGCTGCCCTCGTCCACGCGGGCCCCTTCGGGAATATCGCAACGGGAACCTCGTCGGTCGTCGCCGACATGCTGGCCACCCGACTCGGCGACGTCGTGATTACCGAGGCCGGTTTCGGTACTGATCTCGGTGCAGAGAAGTTCTTCCACCTCAAGTGTCGCTCGAGCGGCCTCGCCCCGCATGCCGCGGTGCTCGTCGCCTCGGTACGTGCGCTCAAGGTACAGGGTGGCAAGAGTGTCCGCGAGGTCGAGCAGGGAGGCGAAGATCTTGCGGCGCTCGAAGCTGGTTTACCCAACCTCATCAAGCACATCGAGAACCTGAAGACCTTCGGTGTCCCGGCAGTCGTCGCGATCAATCGGTTCCCCAGCGACACTTCTCGTGAACTCGAGCTGGTCGGTAAGGCTGCGATCGATGCGGGCGCGAGCGACGCGGCTGTCGTCGAGGTCTACAGCCGTGGCGGTGAAGGCGGGATCGATCTAGCCCAGGCCGTGCTGCGAGCAGCTGCCAGTGAACCAGCATTCAAGCCGGTCTATGAGCTCGACTGGCCCCTCGAGCAGAAGGTCGAAGCGATCGCCCGAACGATCTACGGTGCAGCTGGGGTGCACTTCAGCGCAGCTGCGCGCCGGCAACTCGAGGAACTGGCCCGCCATGGCTACGACAAGTTGCCAGTCTGCATGGCGAAGACACCGATATCGCTCAGTGCCGATCCTAATCTGCTCGGACGCCCGGAAGGTTTCACCGTCGAGGTGCGAGAGCTTCGGCTCTTCGCAGGAGCGGGGTATGTCGTCGTGCTCCTCAACGACATCCAGACGATGCCGGGGCTGGGACGCAAGCCGCGGGCAGCGCAGATCGATATCGACGAGCACGGCAACATCCTCGGTGTCTCATGA
- a CDS encoding methylenetetrahydrofolate reductase translates to MTDSHRPATNAATADTQFLCTLLSDLRIEVLPNVDLDKVIEAVPKHATLAVTSSPQRGVEGTLHTAIALRRAGYRVVPHLAARAIRDRAQLADLWRQYSAEGVDEVFIVGGDQEQPAGEFAASLDLVKAVVELDPRPHRIGITSYPEGHPHIPADVLERDLLAKQPCAQYAVTNLVFDPEVFVRWLSTMRARGFTLPIYIGLPGTLRLDRLIRIGMRLGLGSSLRYLEKQRGLVGRLLTGGGLRYDPGDFLDEVARQPAEARTGIIGVHWYSFNAVSSVVTWVSERQQRLGC, encoded by the coding sequence ATGACCGACTCGCACAGGCCCGCGACAAACGCTGCTACCGCCGATACGCAGTTCCTGTGTACGCTCTTAAGCGACTTGCGCATCGAGGTTCTTCCCAATGTCGACCTCGACAAGGTCATCGAAGCGGTTCCGAAGCATGCCACCTTGGCGGTGACGAGTTCCCCACAGCGCGGCGTCGAAGGAACGCTGCACACGGCCATAGCACTCCGGCGGGCCGGATATCGCGTCGTTCCGCATCTCGCCGCGCGCGCGATCCGCGACCGCGCGCAACTGGCTGACCTCTGGCGGCAGTACTCGGCTGAAGGGGTCGATGAGGTCTTCATCGTCGGTGGCGACCAGGAACAGCCGGCTGGTGAGTTCGCCGCCTCGCTCGACCTCGTCAAGGCCGTCGTCGAACTCGATCCACGACCGCACCGGATCGGCATTACCTCGTACCCTGAGGGACACCCGCATATCCCGGCCGACGTCCTGGAACGCGACCTCTTGGCCAAACAGCCGTGCGCACAGTATGCGGTAACCAACCTGGTCTTCGATCCAGAGGTGTTCGTCCGCTGGCTCAGCACGATGCGCGCGCGCGGATTCACCCTTCCGATCTACATCGGTCTCCCGGGCACGTTGCGGCTCGATCGGCTCATCCGGATCGGCATGCGGCTCGGACTCGGTTCGTCGCTCCGCTATCTCGAGAAGCAGCGCGGACTGGTCGGCCGGCTCCTGACCGGTGGCGGACTGCGGTACGACCCGGGCGATTTCCTCGACGAAGTCGCTCGCCAGCCAGCCGAAGCCCGCACCGGTATCATCGGTGTGCACTGGTACAGCTTCAATGCCGTCAGCAGTGTGGTGACCTGGGTCTCGGAGCGCCAGCAGCGGCTCGGTTGCTGA
- a CDS encoding tyrosine-type recombinase/integrase: protein MGTNQQEQAASTVSITGGSRQHLPPGVRQKGNRYEGRVKVNGKQYTVSGATPEEAYLALQQLKARLNQRFRKESATDHRFCEEPVHGRGWQPCEPLTLEQLLEQWMRTHTEWKPRTRHDYQELAERWVLPLLGSRSLSDLQPRQIEELLAYMPTRQAAKVYAMLKAALNAGYRWGLIEENLMERVSPPRYRTPRKALPPLEQVARALAENRHHPWWPWFALAVSTGMRPGEQAALRWEDWSPEENVLWVRRSGQYIDGTWVETPPKTYAGDRRITLPTPAQVALQAQRERVPEGISLVFPSRTGKPYSAWGINDGLKRFCRESGLPPLTPHQLRHYHASILVQQGLPLTLISRRLGHASPEVTARIYAHWLGADDRAAAQAIDATFPPLPT from the coding sequence ATGGGCACAAACCAGCAGGAGCAGGCGGCCTCAACGGTGTCCATCACTGGTGGGAGCAGGCAGCACCTCCCTCCTGGGGTGCGGCAGAAGGGGAACCGGTACGAGGGGCGCGTCAAGGTCAATGGTAAGCAGTACACAGTTTCCGGGGCGACACCTGAGGAGGCGTACCTTGCCCTCCAGCAGTTGAAGGCGAGGTTGAACCAACGATTCCGAAAAGAATCGGCAACTGATCACCGGTTCTGTGAGGAACCGGTGCATGGTCGAGGTTGGCAGCCGTGTGAGCCACTCACCCTGGAGCAGCTGCTGGAGCAGTGGATGCGCACTCATACCGAGTGGAAGCCACGCACCCGCCACGATTACCAGGAACTCGCGGAGCGCTGGGTGTTGCCCCTCCTGGGTAGCCGCTCCCTCTCGGATCTGCAGCCGAGACAGATCGAGGAGCTGCTTGCGTACATGCCCACGCGGCAGGCAGCCAAGGTTTATGCCATGCTGAAGGCAGCTCTCAATGCAGGTTACCGCTGGGGCTTGATCGAGGAGAACCTCATGGAGCGTGTATCTCCGCCGCGCTACAGGACCCCGAGGAAAGCCCTGCCGCCATTGGAGCAGGTGGCGCGGGCACTCGCAGAGAACCGCCACCACCCCTGGTGGCCCTGGTTCGCCCTCGCTGTCTCCACCGGTATGCGGCCTGGGGAGCAAGCTGCCCTCAGATGGGAGGACTGGTCGCCGGAGGAGAACGTGCTCTGGGTGCGGCGCAGTGGACAGTACATCGATGGTACCTGGGTCGAGACGCCACCCAAGACGTATGCCGGAGACCGGCGGATCACCCTGCCCACGCCAGCGCAGGTAGCCCTCCAGGCCCAGCGAGAACGGGTACCAGAGGGTATCTCCCTCGTGTTCCCCAGCCGCACCGGGAAGCCCTACTCGGCTTGGGGCATCAATGATGGCCTCAAACGGTTCTGCCGCGAGTCCGGGCTTCCTCCCCTCACCCCGCACCAGCTCCGCCACTACCATGCATCCATCCTCGTCCAGCAAGGACTCCCGCTCACCCTTATCTCCCGCCGCCTGGGGCACGCCTCGCCAGAGGTCACGGCACGCATCTACGCCCACTGGCTCGGAGCCGATGACCGCGCCGCCGCTCAGGCTATCGATGCCACCTTTCCCCCGCTCCCGACATAG